A genome region from Defluviimonas aquaemixtae includes the following:
- the acpS gene encoding holo-ACP synthase: MILGIGTDLCNIDRIQGTLDRFGDRFRNRVFTETEQRKAERRHDTAGTYAKRWAAKEACSKALGTGLRMGIAWKDMGVANLRTGQPVMTLTGWAADRLAEMTPDGHKAIVHVTLTDDHPWAQAFVVIEARPVATQPAASET, encoded by the coding sequence ATGATCCTCGGAATCGGCACGGACCTCTGCAATATCGACCGCATCCAAGGCACGCTCGACCGCTTCGGCGACCGGTTCCGGAACCGCGTCTTCACCGAGACCGAGCAGCGAAAGGCCGAACGCCGCCACGACACAGCCGGCACCTACGCCAAGCGCTGGGCGGCGAAGGAGGCCTGCTCGAAGGCGCTCGGCACGGGGCTGAGGATGGGGATCGCCTGGAAGGACATGGGCGTCGCCAACCTCAGGACTGGTCAGCCCGTGATGACGCTGACCGGCTGGGCCGCCGACCGGCTGGCCGAGATGACGCCAGACGGGCACAAGGCTATCGTTCATGTGACGCTGACCGACGACCATCCCTGGGCACAGGCGTTCGTCGTCATCGAGGCACGCCCCGTCGCCACGCAACCGGCCGCGAGCGAAACTTGA
- the rpoZ gene encoding DNA-directed RNA polymerase subunit omega, protein MARVTVEDCVDKVPNRFELVMLASHRAREIASGAPLTIDRDNDKNPVVALREIADETQGSAELRERMIESNQTQIEVDEPEDDAMALLMGAEVDRPAEDDMSEEKLLRALMEAQGQG, encoded by the coding sequence ATGGCCCGCGTGACGGTTGAAGATTGCGTTGACAAAGTCCCGAACCGGTTCGAGCTCGTGATGCTCGCTTCGCATCGCGCGCGCGAAATAGCGTCCGGCGCGCCGCTGACGATCGACCGCGACAATGACAAGAATCCGGTCGTTGCACTGCGCGAGATCGCCGATGAGACGCAGGGTTCCGCCGAACTGCGCGAGCGGATGATCGAAAGCAATCAGACCCAGATCGAGGTCGACGAGCCCGAAGACGACGCGATGGCGCTCCTTATGGGCGCCGAAGTCGACCGTCCGGCCGAGGACGACATGTCCGAGGAGAAGCTTCTCAGGGCGCTGATGGAAGCCCAGGGGCAGGGCTGA
- a CDS encoding NADPH:quinone reductase encodes MRAVWYEGFGPADEVLVTGDLPDPEPGPGEVLVRLKASGVNPSDVKLRAGARPGVTMAWPKIVPHSDGAGVIEAVGAGVDVARIGQRVWIWNGQWQRAFGTAAELIALPTEQAVPLPEGTSFADGACLGIPAMTAWFAVFGDGPVEGKTVLVTGGAGTVGRYACQMALLGGARVIATVSSEEKANHSTASEWVNYREANVAETVAEVTGGAGVDRIVEVDFAANQAASLALIKPGGTIAAYASASDVRPALDFYPFMFKNTVLRMLIVYLLDAQTRRRGEDQLTRWLAEGALSHAVVPGGGLAYAAAAHRRVEAGDKLGTVVLDI; translated from the coding sequence ATGAGGGCTGTCTGGTACGAAGGCTTCGGTCCCGCGGACGAGGTGCTGGTCACCGGCGACTTGCCCGACCCGGAACCCGGGCCGGGGGAGGTGCTCGTGCGACTGAAGGCCAGCGGCGTCAATCCGTCCGACGTCAAGCTCCGCGCCGGCGCACGTCCGGGCGTGACGATGGCCTGGCCGAAGATCGTGCCACATTCCGACGGCGCGGGGGTGATCGAGGCCGTGGGAGCGGGCGTCGACGTCGCGCGCATCGGCCAGCGCGTCTGGATCTGGAATGGCCAGTGGCAGCGCGCCTTCGGCACCGCGGCAGAACTAATCGCGCTTCCAACCGAGCAGGCGGTCCCCTTGCCGGAGGGCACGAGCTTCGCCGACGGCGCATGTCTCGGCATCCCCGCCATGACCGCCTGGTTCGCGGTCTTCGGCGACGGTCCTGTCGAGGGCAAGACCGTGCTGGTTACGGGCGGTGCAGGCACGGTGGGGCGCTACGCCTGCCAGATGGCCCTGCTTGGAGGTGCGCGCGTCATCGCGACGGTTTCTTCGGAGGAGAAGGCGAACCACTCCACTGCTTCCGAGTGGGTGAACTACCGCGAGGCCAACGTGGCCGAGACGGTGGCCGAAGTGACGGGTGGCGCCGGTGTCGACCGGATCGTCGAGGTTGACTTCGCCGCCAACCAGGCGGCGTCGCTCGCGCTGATCAAGCCCGGCGGCACGATCGCGGCCTATGCCTCAGCCTCCGACGTGCGGCCCGCCCTCGACTTCTATCCGTTCATGTTCAAGAACACTGTTCTGCGGATGCTGATCGTTTATCTTCTCGACGCGCAAACGCGCCGCCGTGGAGAAGATCAGCTCACCCGCTGGCTCGCCGAAGGCGCGCTATCGCATGCCGTCGTCCCGGGCGGCGGGCTGGCCTATGCCGCCGCCGCGCACCGCAGGGTAGAGGCGGGCGACAAGCTTGGTACCGTGGTCCTGGATATCTGA
- a CDS encoding LabA-like NYN domain-containing protein codes for MFYKDERLALFIDGSNLYAAAKSLGFDIDYKLLRQEFERRGKLLRAFYYTALLENDDYSPIRPLVDWLHYNGFCMVTKPAKEYTDSQGRRKVKGNMDIELTVDAMELAPRIDHIVLFSGDGDFKPLVESLQRQGVRVSVVSTIRSQPPMIADELRRQADNFIELDALREVIGRPPREPRMDRAEETANGK; via the coding sequence ATGTTCTACAAGGACGAACGGCTCGCGCTGTTCATTGACGGCTCGAATCTATATGCGGCGGCAAAGTCGCTTGGATTCGACATCGACTACAAACTCCTCCGCCAGGAATTTGAGCGTCGCGGCAAACTGTTACGCGCGTTCTATTACACGGCGCTTCTGGAGAACGATGACTACTCACCGATCCGGCCGCTTGTCGACTGGTTGCACTACAACGGCTTCTGCATGGTCACGAAGCCCGCGAAGGAATACACCGACAGTCAGGGCCGGCGGAAAGTAAAGGGTAACATGGACATCGAGCTGACGGTCGATGCCATGGAACTTGCGCCGCGGATAGATCATATCGTTCTCTTCTCCGGCGACGGCGACTTCAAGCCGCTCGTGGAAAGCCTCCAGCGCCAGGGCGTTCGCGTTTCGGTTGTCTCGACGATCCGTTCGCAACCGCCGATGATCGCGGATGAGTTGCGCCGTCAGGCCGACAACTTTATTGAGCTTGATGCACTGCGCGAAGTGATCGGGCGCCCCCCGCGCGAACCGCGCATGGACCGCGCCGAGGAGACCGCCAACGGCAAGTGA
- a CDS encoding RelA/SpoT family protein, with the protein MIDVEDLIALVRNYNPRTNTGLIRLAYDYGRYMHHGQKRHSGEDYFSHPVAVAAILTEQRLDDATIITALLHDAIEDTKSTYVEIAEKFGAEIAELVDGVTKLTNLQLSSTETKQSENFRKLFMAMSKDLRVILVKLADRLHNMRTIKSLPMEKQVRKARETMDIFAPLAGRMGMQWMREELEDLAFKVLNAEARSSIIRRFITLQKETGDVIHKITADIRAEFEKEGIDADVFGRAKKPYSIWRKMQEKQLAFSRLSDIYGFRVICRNEVDCYRILGAIHRRWRAVPGRFKDYISQPKSNGYRSIHTTVSGRDGKRVEIQIRTRQMHEVAEAGVAAHWSYRDGERAQNPFAVDPARWIAALTERFDNGEDHDEFLENVKLEMYSDQVFCFTPKGDVVQLPKGATPIDFAYSIHTRIGNSCVGAKVDGIRVPLWTRLKNGQSVEIITASGQRPQATWIDIVVTGRAKSAIRRSLREEDRERFVKLGQELARVAFEHVGRRSTEKALRTAAKTLGLGDETEVLARLGSAELTAREVIEAIYPELATQQAVEEVDARRAVVGLTADQSFRRANCCQPVPGERIVGITYRGQGVVVHAIDCPALAEFEEQPGRWVDLHWHSGRHPPVYTVSLNTTITNDAGVLGRICTLIGEQKANISDLTFVDRKPDFYRLIVEVDLRDAEHLHTVLTALEAESDVAQIERYRDLGRKP; encoded by the coding sequence ATGATCGACGTCGAAGACCTGATCGCGCTGGTTCGCAACTACAATCCTCGAACAAACACCGGTCTGATCCGGCTGGCCTATGACTACGGCCGCTACATGCACCACGGCCAGAAACGGCATTCGGGCGAGGATTATTTCAGCCACCCCGTCGCCGTCGCCGCCATCCTGACCGAGCAGCGGCTGGACGACGCCACGATCATCACCGCGCTCTTGCATGACGCGATTGAGGACACGAAGTCCACCTATGTGGAGATCGCCGAGAAGTTCGGCGCCGAGATCGCGGAACTGGTGGACGGGGTCACCAAGCTTACGAATCTTCAGCTTTCGTCGACCGAGACCAAGCAGTCGGAGAATTTCCGCAAGCTCTTCATGGCGATGTCGAAGGATCTCAGGGTGATCCTCGTCAAGCTCGCGGACCGGCTGCACAACATGCGCACGATCAAGTCGTTGCCCATGGAGAAACAGGTCCGCAAGGCTCGCGAGACGATGGACATCTTCGCACCCCTCGCCGGCCGCATGGGCATGCAATGGATGCGCGAGGAGCTCGAGGACCTCGCCTTCAAGGTGCTGAACGCCGAGGCGCGTTCGTCGATCATCCGCCGCTTCATCACGCTCCAGAAGGAGACCGGCGACGTGATCCACAAGATCACCGCCGACATCCGCGCCGAGTTTGAGAAGGAGGGGATTGATGCCGACGTCTTCGGCCGCGCCAAGAAGCCCTACTCGATCTGGCGCAAGATGCAGGAAAAGCAGCTTGCCTTCTCGCGGCTCTCCGACATCTACGGTTTCCGGGTGATCTGCCGCAATGAGGTGGACTGCTACCGCATCCTCGGGGCGATTCATCGGCGCTGGCGGGCGGTGCCGGGGCGGTTCAAGGACTATATCAGTCAGCCGAAGTCGAACGGCTATCGTTCGATACACACGACCGTATCCGGCCGCGACGGCAAGCGTGTCGAGATCCAGATCCGCACGCGTCAGATGCACGAAGTCGCCGAAGCCGGCGTTGCCGCGCACTGGTCCTATCGCGACGGCGAACGCGCCCAGAACCCTTTCGCCGTCGATCCAGCAAGGTGGATCGCGGCACTCACCGAACGGTTCGACAACGGCGAAGACCACGACGAATTCCTCGAGAATGTGAAGCTCGAGATGTATTCCGACCAGGTCTTCTGCTTCACGCCCAAGGGCGACGTGGTGCAGCTTCCGAAGGGCGCGACGCCGATCGACTTCGCCTATTCGATCCACACGAGGATCGGCAATTCCTGCGTCGGCGCCAAGGTCGATGGCATCCGAGTGCCGCTCTGGACCCGGCTGAAGAACGGGCAATCAGTCGAGATCATCACCGCGTCCGGGCAGCGCCCGCAGGCCACCTGGATCGACATCGTCGTCACCGGCCGCGCGAAATCCGCGATCCGGCGGTCCCTGCGCGAGGAGGACAGGGAGCGCTTCGTCAAGCTCGGTCAGGAGCTCGCGCGCGTCGCCTTCGAGCATGTCGGCCGCCGGTCCACCGAGAAGGCGCTCCGCACCGCGGCCAAGACACTCGGCCTCGGCGACGAAACGGAGGTCCTCGCGCGTCTCGGCAGCGCGGAGCTGACCGCCCGGGAGGTGATCGAGGCGATCTACCCCGAACTCGCCACGCAGCAGGCCGTCGAAGAGGTCGACGCCCGCCGCGCGGTTGTTGGGTTGACCGCCGATCAGTCCTTTCGCCGTGCGAATTGCTGCCAGCCCGTACCGGGCGAGAGGATTGTTGGCATCACCTATCGCGGACAGGGTGTCGTCGTGCACGCAATCGATTGCCCCGCGCTCGCCGAGTTCGAGGAACAGCCCGGTCGCTGGGTCGACCTGCACTGGCATTCGGGCCGCCACCCACCCGTCTACACCGTTAGCCTGAACACGACGATCACCAACGACGCAGGCGTGCTCGGTCGAATCTGTACGTTGATCGGCGAGCAGAAGGCCAATATTTCCGATCTCACTTTCGTCGATCGAAAGCCGGATTTTTACCGTCTTATTGTGGAAGTTGACCTCAGGGATGCTGAGCATCTGCATACGGTGCTGACCGCGCTCGAAGCGGAAAGCGATGTTGCGCAGATCGAGCGTTACCGCGATCTTGGTCGCAAGCCCTGA
- a CDS encoding calcium-binding protein codes for MARGDSNPSSSGTPFGGYIPPYVFYNTIYASGGFTYGTPFHDIIYGTRGVDVVAGGAGSDIIYGYSGDDRIVGESGHDQIFAGIGDDWAFGGTGNDTIDGGSGDDRIAGDEGDDVLTGGSGVDKFEFTVGDGNDVVTDYEPGIDEFLFFAAYVNGPIDHSFTFTNEGILIEYGDQGDSVLLQGATFYIPGDFGFFH; via the coding sequence ATGGCCAGAGGCGATTCAAATCCTAGCAGCAGCGGCACCCCTTTCGGTGGCTACATACCGCCTTATGTCTTCTACAACACCATCTACGCCTCGGGCGGATTCACCTACGGTACACCGTTCCACGACATCATCTATGGCACGCGCGGCGTCGATGTGGTGGCCGGGGGCGCCGGCAGCGATATCATCTACGGCTATAGCGGCGACGACCGCATCGTGGGGGAATCCGGGCATGACCAGATTTTCGCCGGAATCGGAGACGACTGGGCATTTGGCGGAACCGGCAATGATACGATCGATGGCGGGTCGGGTGACGATCGCATTGCAGGCGACGAGGGCGACGATGTGCTGACCGGCGGCTCCGGTGTCGACAAGTTCGAGTTCACCGTCGGCGACGGCAACGATGTCGTGACGGATTACGAGCCCGGGATCGACGAGTTCTTGTTCTTCGCCGCCTATGTGAACGGGCCGATCGACCACAGCTTCACATTCACGAACGAGGGCATTCTGATCGAGTACGGCGATCAGGGCGATTCTGTGCTGCTTCAGGGCGCGACGTTTTATATTCCGGGCGATTTCGGATTCTTCCACTGA
- the rnc gene encoding ribonuclease III gives MKLSTDLQAFAARIGHDFRRPELLVRAVTHASIATPTRPDNQRLEFLGDRVLGLVMAEALLAADKAATEGQLAPRFNALVRKETCAEVAREVALGEVLKLGRSEMMSGGRRKEALLGDALEAVIAAVYLDGGFDAARALVLKLWGKRIVTVEADARDAKTTLQEWAQARGLPPPTYEEIGREGPDHQPLFTVEARLATGEAERARSGAKRQAEQAAAKALLARMEKADD, from the coding sequence GTGAAGCTCTCGACCGACTTGCAAGCCTTCGCGGCCCGGATCGGGCATGACTTCCGGCGCCCGGAACTGCTGGTCCGCGCCGTCACCCATGCCTCGATCGCAACGCCCACCCGGCCCGACAACCAGCGGCTCGAGTTTCTTGGCGACCGGGTTCTGGGTCTAGTCATGGCCGAGGCGCTCCTAGCCGCTGACAAGGCGGCGACGGAAGGACAGCTCGCGCCGCGGTTCAATGCCCTTGTCCGCAAGGAGACCTGTGCGGAGGTCGCGCGCGAAGTCGCGCTGGGCGAAGTGCTAAAGCTCGGCCGGTCCGAGATGATGTCGGGTGGGCGGCGCAAGGAAGCGCTTCTTGGCGATGCGCTTGAGGCGGTGATCGCGGCGGTTTACCTCGATGGCGGCTTCGATGCGGCCCGGGCGCTCGTACTGAAACTCTGGGGCAAGCGCATCGTCACGGTCGAGGCGGACGCGCGTGACGCCAAGACCACGCTTCAGGAATGGGCCCAGGCGCGCGGCCTGCCGCCCCCGACCTATGAGGAGATCGGGCGCGAGGGGCCGGACCATCAGCCGTTGTTCACCGTCGAGGCGCGGCTTGCGACGGGCGAGGCGGAGCGGGCAAGGTCCG
- the folK gene encoding 2-amino-4-hydroxy-6-hydroxymethyldihydropteridine diphosphokinase, translating to MGKLNGPGDLPHISLGLDRVTHNLVSVQKDRIAAIALGGNLLSTLGFPEQNIIRAMRDVQERIGGIVAVSRLYRTPAFPPGSGPDFVNAALLLDTGLSAPALLSELHAIERDHGRERKERWRARTLDLDLLWLDDTILPDTPTLESWMLLPAERQRTESPDRLILPHPRLQDRAFVLIPLAEIAPFWCHPLTGQTVAEMAAALPEADKAAICPL from the coding sequence GTGGGCAAACTGAACGGGCCCGGCGATCTTCCCCACATTAGTTTAGGATTAGACAGAGTGACACACAATTTGGTATCTGTCCAAAAGGACAGGATAGCAGCGATCGCGCTTGGCGGCAATCTGCTGTCAACCTTGGGATTTCCTGAGCAGAACATAATTCGCGCTATGCGCGATGTGCAGGAGCGAATCGGTGGGATTGTCGCCGTTTCGAGGCTGTACCGCACGCCCGCCTTCCCGCCCGGATCAGGGCCCGACTTCGTGAATGCGGCGCTGCTGCTCGACACGGGGCTGTCCGCGCCCGCCCTCCTTTCCGAGTTGCACGCCATTGAGCGTGACCACGGGCGCGAGCGAAAGGAGCGTTGGCGCGCGCGGACGCTCGACCTCGATCTCCTCTGGCTGGATGATACCATCCTGCCGGATACTCCGACGCTCGAAAGCTGGATGTTGTTGCCTGCCGAACGGCAGCGGACCGAGTCGCCCGATCGCCTGATCCTGCCGCATCCGCGTTTGCAGGACCGGGCTTTCGTGCTGATTCCCCTGGCCGAGATCGCTCCGTTCTGGTGCCACCCCCTGACCGGCCAGACGGTTGCCGAGATGGCCGCGGCGCTGCCCGAGGCCGATAAAGCGGCAATTTGCCCGCTTTGA
- a CDS encoding DUF2062 domain-containing protein, with protein sequence MVFKRRNPRSYLQIIAEALWPRGGWTRAFHYVKHRVRRLPDDPHRIARGIAAGVFTSFTPLFGMHFVIAFFVTRVIRGNILASLLATFVGNPITFPVIAFTSMKLGHLILGTTFDESKHPTLFGKFVGAGEDLKHNFFAIFTDATAHWSNLYNFYNEIFLPYLVGGLVPGLVCGVVSYYLSEPVIAAYQKRRRKKLRARFEKLKARLHARVGERHEQG encoded by the coding sequence TTGGTTTTCAAGAGGCGCAATCCGCGGTCTTACCTGCAGATTATCGCCGAGGCCCTCTGGCCGCGCGGCGGCTGGACCCGCGCCTTCCATTACGTCAAACATCGCGTGCGACGATTGCCGGACGATCCCCATCGCATCGCGCGCGGCATCGCCGCGGGTGTGTTCACGAGCTTCACCCCGCTTTTCGGCATGCATTTCGTGATCGCCTTTTTCGTTACGCGCGTCATCCGCGGTAACATCCTGGCCTCTCTCCTGGCGACCTTCGTCGGCAATCCGATCACCTTCCCGGTCATCGCCTTCACGTCGATGAAGCTCGGCCACCTCATTCTCGGCACGACTTTCGACGAAAGCAAACACCCCACGCTTTTTGGCAAATTCGTGGGCGCGGGCGAGGATCTGAAGCACAATTTCTTCGCGATCTTCACCGACGCGACGGCACATTGGAGCAATCTCTACAATTTCTACAATGAGATTTTTCTGCCCTACCTGGTTGGCGGGCTCGTGCCTGGCTTGGTGTGCGGCGTCGTTTCCTACTATTTGTCCGAACCGGTTATCGCCGCCTATCAGAAGCGCCGGCGCAAAAAGCTGAGAGCGCGTTTCGAAAAGCTGAAGGCCCGGCTTCACGCCCGCGTGGGGGAGCGGCACGAACAGGGCTGA
- a CDS encoding pyridoxine 5'-phosphate synthase, giving the protein MDYLRLGVNIDHVATVRNARGSAYPDPVRAAKLAEEAGADGVTAHLREDRRHITDGDIERLMAALSVPLNFEMAATDEMQKIALRHRPHAVCIVPEKREERTTEGGLEVAREENRLAHFIAPLAEAGCRVSIFIAADRAQIEAAHRIGAAVVELHTGAYCDLHAEGRLKERDEELARLRDMAAFAHSLGLEVHAGHGLTYETVGPVAAFPEVRELNIGHFLVGEAIFTGLTAAIAGMRQRMDAARAVG; this is encoded by the coding sequence GTGGACTATCTGCGACTTGGCGTGAACATCGATCATGTGGCGACCGTGAGGAACGCGCGCGGTTCGGCCTATCCAGATCCGGTGCGTGCCGCGAAACTCGCGGAAGAGGCGGGCGCGGACGGTGTCACCGCGCATCTGCGCGAGGATCGCCGCCACATCACCGATGGCGACATCGAACGGCTGATGGCGGCGCTGTCGGTGCCCTTGAATTTCGAGATGGCCGCTACGGACGAAATGCAGAAGATCGCGCTTCGCCATCGCCCGCACGCCGTCTGCATCGTCCCCGAGAAGCGCGAGGAGAGAACGACCGAAGGCGGGCTTGAGGTCGCGCGTGAGGAAAACCGTCTGGCGCATTTCATTGCGCCCCTGGCCGAGGCCGGCTGCCGGGTGTCGATCTTCATCGCCGCCGACCGCGCCCAGATCGAGGCTGCGCACCGGATCGGCGCGGCGGTGGTCGAGCTTCATACCGGCGCCTATTGCGACCTGCACGCCGAGGGCCGGCTCAAGGAGCGCGACGAGGAACTCGCGCGGCTGCGGGACATGGCCGCCTTCGCCCATTCGCTGGGGCTTGAGGTCCATGCCGGTCACGGCCTGACCTACGAGACCGTTGGCCCGGTCGCCGCCTTTCCCGAAGTTCGCGAACTCAATATCGGCCATTTCCTAGTCGGCGAGGCGATCTTCACCGGCCTGACGGCCGCGATCGCCGGAATGCGCCAGCGGATGGACGCGGCGAGGGCGGTCGGATGA
- the lepB gene encoding signal peptidase I: MSGTAKDGIVETIKTVIYALLIAGVFRTLFYQPFWIPSGSMKDTLLIGDFLFVNKMAYGYSKYSCPFAICPISGRIFASEPERGDVVVFRHPANGSDFIKRLVGLPGDTVQMKDGILWLNGQPVPQEDAGMFEEIKEPQGSQRNIPQCANDPIGIGGQCLKERRTETLPNGVSHDVLNIRNGAADNTPVYTVPEDHYFFLGDNRDNSQDSRFALPNGVGYLPSEYLIGRADRIMFSSAGRSLFFFWTWRGDRFFKAVE; encoded by the coding sequence ATGTCGGGTACCGCCAAGGACGGGATCGTCGAGACGATCAAGACGGTCATCTACGCGCTTCTGATCGCGGGTGTGTTCCGGACGCTCTTCTACCAGCCGTTCTGGATCCCCTCCGGCTCGATGAAGGACACGCTGCTGATCGGCGACTTCCTTTTCGTCAACAAGATGGCCTACGGCTATTCAAAGTATTCCTGCCCCTTCGCAATCTGCCCGATTTCGGGCCGCATCTTCGCCTCGGAGCCCGAGCGCGGCGATGTCGTGGTCTTCCGGCATCCGGCAAACGGGTCCGATTTTATCAAACGCCTCGTCGGCCTGCCGGGCGACACCGTGCAGATGAAAGACGGAATTCTGTGGCTTAACGGCCAGCCCGTCCCGCAGGAGGACGCGGGAATGTTCGAAGAGATCAAGGAACCCCAGGGTTCGCAGCGCAACATCCCGCAATGCGCAAACGATCCCATCGGCATCGGCGGACAGTGCCTGAAAGAGCGCCGGACCGAGACGCTCCCGAACGGTGTCAGCCACGACGTCCTTAACATCCGCAACGGAGCAGCAGACAACACGCCGGTCTACACGGTGCCCGAAGATCACTACTTCTTCCTCGGCGACAACCGCGATAACAGCCAGGACAGCCGCTTCGCGCTGCCGAACGGGGTGGGCTACCTGCCGTCCGAGTATCTCATCGGGCGCGCCGACCGCATCATGTTCTCCTCCGCCGGCCGCTCGCTCTTCTTCTTCTGGACCTGGCGAGGGGACCGTTTCTTCAAGGCGGTGGAGTGA